ctctcctctcttcctctcctctcttcctcaggcctctcctcttctggcctcctcttctctcttattcaggcctctcctcttctcctctcctctcttattcaggcctctcctcttctctcctcctatcctctctactcaggcctctcctctcctcttctctcctcctatcctctcttactcaggcctctcctcctctagccttctctcctctcttattcaggcctctcctcttctctccttctctctactcaggcctctcctctcctcttctctcctcctatcctctcttactcaggcctctcctcctctagccttctctcctctcttattcaggcctctcctcttctctccttctctctactcaggcctctcctcttctctcctcactactcaggcctctcctcttCTGGcctcatctcttcatctctttctctgcccttctctctggCATCGCTCATCTCTTATTCaggcctctcctcttctctcctcctatcctctctactcaggcctctcctctcctcttctctcctcctatcctctcttactcaggcctctcctcctctagccttctctcctctcttattcaggcctctcctcttctctccttctctctactcaggcctctcctcttctctcctcactactcaggcctctcctcttCCGGcctcatctcttcatctctttctctgcccttctctctggCATCGCTCATCTCTTATTCAGGCCTTTCCTcttctggactctcctctcttcctctgccttccTCCTTTGGCCTACTCTCCATATTTACTACTCTTCCCTGccatcttcctctccttctttcctcccctcttctcctccgaCCTCCCCTCCAGGCCTATACCGCTGTGTGGATACTGTCCTCCTATCATGGGAACCAGCAGCTATTTTACACTCCTTTGCACCAGAATGTCTTGTGGGGGACAGTGACAGTTGGAATTGTACTATTtggtgtctttctctctctggcctgtGTAAGTGGCAGAAGTGTAATTATTTAGCCTTAcggagcgaaggagagagagagaagagagcaaacAGCACTGAAGGACCCTTGGGTTGGACTGGCTCTCCTATCCACCACCTCGTTGTGGCCATTTGATGTGTTGATGGACAACACATCAAATGGTGGTCAAATCTCACAGGCTTAAGCTCCTGCTCTTCTTTCATACCCGACCCAGCTCACAGTTCTCTTCTGAAACGGACCCTGTTTAGAAGTATGAGGACATGACAGGCGTGGCGCTGAGGGAAAGGACAGAAGAGACTTAAAACAGCAGGACCGTTGACGGTTTGGCGGTTGGACTCGAGCCAAAGAGGAACTCACCGTGTGGCGGTCTGACAGGATTTGGACACCTCAGGTGGGGATTACACAGATATTCAATAATCACCTAAAAGGTGTTGATTTTTACTATACTTTTAAGTTAAAATCATGATCTTTTGGCCCCAACTGCCTCGGATTTCAAAATCTAGAATAACACTAGGATTGATGTCTTCAAGTACACACCCAAGTCTGGCGACCGTGTCCAGTTATCATCAGGTTTAAAGTGAATGGTGTTCACCTTAATCTAGCTACGGTTCAGATTCTACATTATTTTACTTGGTTGAATCCCTAAAGTTACAGGACTATATATTAATTACCTCCCCCCTCCATACAGATCCTTAAAGATTCAACagttgttgtgtgtgttttaaatGGAGAGACCTCTGTGCTGCGTGATGTTGTCAGTGACATAAACCTCATGGAGATTCACACAAAGTCTAGTTCGGGGTCAAAACAGCTCACAGGCAGCTCTCTCCCCGCGACAGGCTAACGGGGCCGGGACTATGACCTCTGCTACGTTAACGCGAGTCACCAGGAGACAGGCACAACCCAAGAGGAACACACCGGACATCACCTGCATGGGAAGGCCACACCTGCCTATACCTACACCCCAggctctttctcacacacacacctctcacacacacacacacacacacacacacacacacacacacacacacacacacacacacacacacacaaacacacacctcacacacacacacacacacacctcacacacacacacacctctctctcacacacacacacacacacctctcaaacacacacacacacacacacctctcaaacacacacacacacacacacacctctctctcacacacacacctcacacacacacctctcaaacacacacccctcaggcacacacacacatctctcacacacacacctctcacacacacctcacacacatatctctcaaacacacacatcacacacacacacacacctctcacacacacacctcatacacacacctctcacacacacacaccgggcagTCAAAGCGGAGGTGTGTgatcaacgtgggccagcatcagGTGGCTAACGTtcgggagaggaagaggatgagaatGTTCAGTCTGAACGAGGCCTTCGACGAGCTGTGGAGGAAAGAGCCGACCTTTGTCTACGAGAAGAGGATGTCTCGTATCGAGACGCTCCGCCTCGCAATCGTCTACATCTCCTTCATGATGGACCTGTTAGGGAACACCAGATCTGATCACATAGAGCCCATCAGTATGATCACAAGCAGATCGATTATGTCatccctgatcagtttcacctgtcctccttattgtctccaccccctccaggtgtcgcttgttttccccagtgtatttatccctgtgtttcctgtctctctgtgccagtgtatttatccctgtgtttcctgtctctctgtgccagtgtatttatccctgtgtttcctgtctctctgtaccagtgtatttatccctgtgtttcctgtctctctgtaccagtgtatttatccctgtgtttcctgtctctctgtaccagtgtatttatccctgtgtttcctgtctctctgtaccagtgtatttatccctgtgtttcctgtctctctgtaccagtgtatttatccctgtgtttcctgtctctctgtaccagtgtatttatccctgtgtttcctgtctctctgtaccagtgtatttatccctgtgtttcctgtctctctgtaccagtgtatttatccctgtgtttcctgtctctctgtaccagtgtatttatccctgtgtttcctgtctctctgtaccagtgtatatatccctgtgtttcatgtctctctgtaccagtgtatttatccctgtgtttcctgtctctctgtaccagtgtatttatccctgtgtttcctgtctctctgtaccagtgtatttatccctgtgtttcctgtctctctgtaccagtgtatttatccctgtgtttcctgtctctctgtaccagtgtatttatccctgtgtttcctgtctctctgtaccagtgtatttatccctgtgtttcctgtctctctgtgccagtgtatttatccctgtgtttcctgtctctctgtgccagtgtatttatccctgtgtttcatgtctctctgtgccagtgtatttatccctgtgtttcctgtctctctgtgccagtgtatttatccctgtgtttcctgtctctccgtgccagtgtatttatccctgtgtttcctgtctctctgtgccagtgtatttatccctgtgtttcctgtctctctgtgccagtgtatttatccctgtgtttcctgtctctctgtgccagtgtatttatccctgtgtttcctgtctctctgtgccagtgtatttatccctgtgtttcctgtctctctgtgccagtgtatttatccctgtgtttcctgtctctctgtaccagtgtatttatccctgtgtttcctgtctctctgtaccagtgtatttatccctgtgtttcctgtctctctgtgccagtgtatttatccccgtgtttcctgtctctctgtaccagtgtatttatccctgtgtttcctgtctctctgttccagtttgtcttgtatgttagtcaagtcaaccagcgtttttcccgtactccttttgctattctcttTTTGATAGTCCACCCGgttctgacccctgcctgactctggactactttcccgcctgcctgatcatcctgcctggcctgaccttgaatctgcctgcccttcggtaccttttggactctgaactggttctGACCCTTTTGcttgtccacgaccattctcctGCCTTCCCCTATTGGATGAataaatattgtaagactccaaccatctgcctcctgtgtctgcatctgggtctcgccttgtgtcatgatagatTAGTCAGACTGGTTAGATTGATTGATGCTTCATTTCACCACCGTCTACATTTCCTGTTAGAGAATACCTGATCAGGATCTATCAGCCTGATCAGAACCAGATTTAAATGATTGATTGATCAGATATTCATGTTATTGTTACGTGACTAGGTGTAGTGGTTTGCATAGGGTTAAGGACAACCTGTGAATGAAAGGTCAAACCACCAGGCGTATAAAATGACCGGCCCAAAAACAGGAACCAAACAGTCCgggaaaaatacaaaaataacacatCCACAAAACCGAACagagaaacaagcccgcacaaaagcaggAGGGCATAACCGGGATAAACAGCCCTAAACAAaccccaaacaagaaacaggtgtaaccaataagacaaaaccaacagaaaacgGAAAAGGggttcagtggcagctagtagacgccgagcgccgcccgaacaggaagaggagccaccttgtcacgttctgaccttagttcctttgttttgtcttttgttttagtatggtcagggcgtgagttgggtgggttgtctatgttagttattctatgatttgctatttctgtgtttggcctggtatggttctaaatcagaggcagctgtcaatcgttgtccctgattgagaaccatatttaggtagcctgttttcgattgtgttttgtgggtggttgttttcagtctttatgtgtctacaccagacagaactgttccgGTTGTTTCTTTGCTGTTTTGTTATTCGGTGTTCAGTTTACtttattaaaaagatgaacatgtaccacactgcacattggtcctcaacttcttccaccacagacgatcgttacagaaccacccaccaaccaaggaccaagcagcgtggtatcaggcagcagcgagATCTGGACTATGTCGTAACTTGGGATGAGATAGATAGGTGGttggtcgacccagggagagtgccggagcccgcctgggattctctggaacagtgTGACGAGGGATACCGGTGAATGGAGTTGGCACGGCGatcaaggaagcccgagaggcagccccaaaaattgcttgggggaggcacacggggagtgtggcgatgtcaggtaggagacctgcgccaactccctgtgcttaccgtggagagagagggaccgggcaggcaccgtgttatgccgtgaggcgcacggtgtccccggtgtgtgtgcatagcccggtgcggtacattgcagcgcctcgtatcggccgggctagagtgggcatcgagccaggtgccatgaagccggctcagcgcatctggtctccagtgcgtctccttgggccggtgtacatggcaccagccttacgcatggtgtccccggttcgcaaGCACAgcccacctcgccgcactggcctggctacggggagcattcagccaggtagggttgggcaggctcggtgcttgagacctccagtgcgccttcacggtccggtctatccggtgccctccggtggcagccccccgcaccaggctgtctctccgtctccttcctacaggtgctcccgcctgtccagcgctgccagagccttcctcctgcccagcgctgccagagtctcccgtctgtcctgagctgccggagtctcccgtctgtcctgagctgccggagtctcccgtctttcctgagctgccggagtctcccgtctttcctgagctgccggagtctcccgtctttcctgagctgccggagccgccagtctgtcctgagctgccggagccgtcagtcagccaggagctgccagaatcgcccttcaccCCGGAGCTGCTgtcggaatctcccgtccattcgggacccgtggctTGGGTctccagtccgaggtcggcggcaaGGGGCGCCGCGATAAAGAGGCCACGGAAGCGGGTAGAGAGGCGGAgaaggactatggtggagtggggtccacatcccacaccagagccgccaccgcggacagacatcCACCCAgatcctcccctataggttttgcggccagagtccgcacctttgggggggggagtactgtcacgttctgaccttaattGATGATATTGATTATATTATTGTTTTTATGGAATGTCACATTTTAATGGGTCTGTGGTAACTATTTATACTTTTTTATAGTGTTGTAAAAAGTGTTATTAACATTATTCTGGAAATAATTATTATCTTGCAAACACCTGGGTTCAGTTGACTTTTAATTCACCCCAAGTGAAATGACATGTGACCTAGCAAAACTACAACTCGTTTTGTTTTAATAGGTTGAACTGAGTTGATTGTCATATGGGTTCAATTATCATGGGAAATTAATGAGAATAGAAAACTTAACTGATGTCATTGAAAAATATGTAGGCTGGAGGAGGAACAACAGTATCCAACTGAAAGAGATTGGTCTGTAGAAAATGAGGGGATCCAGATTGGGACAGATTGTGTTGTTTCATCATCTAATTGTGTGAGAGGGTTCCAGAGTAGAGGTGATTAGAGAGGGCTCCAGGGTAGAGGTCATTAGAGAGAGGTGATTAGAGAGGGTTCCAGGTAGAGGTCATTAGAGAGAGGTGATTAGAGAGGGTTCCAGGGTAGAGGTCATTAGAGAGAGGTGATTAGAGAGGGTTCCAGGGTAGAGGTGATTAGAGAGGGGTGATTAGAGAGGGTTCGAGGGTAGAGGTGATTAGAGAGGGTTCCAGGTAGAGGTCATTGGAGAGAGGTGATTAGAGAGGGTTCCAGGGTAGAGGTCATTAGAGAGGGGTGATTAGAGAGGGTTCCAGAgtagaggtgatgagagagggtTCCAGGGTAGAGGTGATTAGAGAGGGTTCCAGAGTAGAGGTGATTAGAGAGGGTTCCAGGGTAGAGGTCATTAGAGAGGGGTGATTAGAGAAGGTTCCAGGGTAGAGGTGATTAGAGAGGGTTCCAGAgtagaggtgatgagagagggtTCCAGAgtagaggtgatgagagagggtTCCAGAgtagaggtgatgagagagggtTCCAGGGTAGAGGTCATTAGAGAGGGGTGATTAGAGAGGGTTCCAGGGTAGAGGTGATTAGAGAGGGTTCCAGAGTAGAGGTGATTAGAGAGGGTTCCAGGGTAGAGGTCATTAGAGAGGGGTGATTAGAGAAGGTTCCAGGGTAGAGGTGATTAGAGAGGGTTCCAGAGTAGAGGTAATGAGAGAGGGTTCCAGGGTAGAGGTCATTAGAGAGGGGTGATTAGAGAGGGTTCCAGGgtagaggtgatgagagagggtTCCAGGATAGAGGTGATTAGAGAGGGTTCCAGGGTAGAGGTCATTAGATAGAGGTGATTAGAGAGGGTTCCAGAgtagaggtgatgagagagggtTCCAGGgtagaggtgatgagagagggtTCCAGGATAGAGGTGATTAGAGAGGGTTCCAGGGTAGAGGTCATTAGATAGAGGTGATTAGAGAGGGTTCCAGAgtagaggtgatgagagagggtTCCAGGgtagaggtgatgagagagggtTCCAGGATAGAGGTGATTAGAGAGGGTTCCAGGGTAGAGGTCATTAGATAGAGGTGATTAGAGAGGGTTCCAGAgtagaggtgatgagagagggtTCCAGGGTAGAGGTCATTAGATAGAGGTGATTAGAGAGGGTTCCAGGATAGAGGTGATTAGAGAGGGTTCCAGGGTAGAGGTCATTAGATAGAGGTGATTAGAGAGGGTTCCAGAgtagaggtgatgagagagggtTCCAGGGTAGAGGTCATTAGATAGAGGTGATTAGAGAGGGTTCCAGGgtagaggtgatgagagagggtTCCAGGGTAGAGGTCATTAGATAGAGGTGATTAGAGAGGGTTCCAGAgtagaggtgatgagagagggtTCCAGGGTAGAGGTCATTAGATAGAGGTGATTAGAGAGGGTTCCAGAgtagaggtgatgagagagggtTCCAGGGTAGAGGTCATTAGATAGATTTACCACTGAGGGAAAACTACCTCATcagcctgtgtgtgcgtgtcacaGTAGTTCAGACCACGGAGTGCCCGGTCAGTGACCTAGCCCTAGAGTGGTGTACTCTCCTATAAAAGGGCGGGCTAGGTCGCTGACAGGGCACTCCGTGGTCTGAACTACtgtgacacgcacacacacgattcaatataataatataatgccCTGCCCACTTATTATGGAGGCCTTTCATTATAACCAGGTGTATCTCTCTATAGGGTACCAACCTCAACTGAAAAGGTTTCTGTGATTGTCACGAATTGCTCTTTTGCATAATACATAACATCTCAAATATAATATTTAATCTTTCTCATGGCCTACTATTCATCCATGAGTCACTTGCAGGGTTATTTAATTATTTTACTAGACAAgacagttttaagaacaaatgaAGGCCTGggtacaatgacggcctgggtgggttatctgccttgttcaggggcagaacgacagatgttttccttgtcagctcgggattcaatctggcaacctttcgtttactggtccaatgctctaaccactaggctaccttccgttAATTGCGAAATGTATTAATGACGGTGGTCTTATGAGGAAATCCGAATATAGTTTGgtccctgtgtgtgcgtgtgtgtgtatgcttgcgcGCGCGTGTAGGTTCGGTCTCTGCGGCTTTCCCCTCCACGCACTTCCAATGTTTGCATTGCGCTCCAGCCGTCCACCGCATCAGCGACCCGCTGTGAGCTGGGATCCGCCCTGTGAGCTCCCTGGGCCGGCTTGCCTTTTAAACCTGAGCCGCTCTGCCGGGGTCCCAGCGGGGTGCAGAACCACTTAGCTGCATACCTTAGAGTAAAGACAAATAAACAGTCAATCTTCGGCTACGGAAAACCTGCTGTTTACCTTTCTCTTTTTCTGATAGAAATGGCTGAAGTTCTCACTGGCTTGTCTTTGTAGCATAAAAAAAAGATTgaacctttctttaactaggaAAGGCATACAGTGATGCAGaataggttataggctacatataTTATCTGAATAAGCTATTGTCTAGGTCTATTTTCATGACCTCATACAGGAATTAAAGCAAATTAAACCTGACTGTTTTGCGTATAGAAATCCATAAATATGTGTGGTCGTTTTGACACATCTAATTGCGCATGAGTGCTCTATAGGGCAAAACGCGAAGAGGAAGATCTGACACCCGCGCTCCATCCCTTCCATTAGGTTTTTCAACAACTTGTCCGCTTTTAATACATTAAAATATAGAACATTTTACTTTTTAATAGCGACTGTGCTCATGCGCAAAACACAAAACATTCAGAAATCATTTCTGGgcgttttgttgtttttggatCAGAAGGTCTAACAGACTATGAGCGACCTTATCCCGCCCACCCACCCCCCTGACGTCACCTAACCCTCTCACCCAATCACAGCGCTCCCCAAAATCCACACTCCGCGCGCTGCATGGTTATAAAGATATCCAACCGGCAGAGTACCTTCTCCGTGACACACGGAGCTGGCGCGAGACTGGATCAATGTTAACTGTCTACACTCCTCTCTGAAAGGGACAAAGgagtgtgggagagagtgagagcgagaaaAAGATAGAGAAATACGGATCTTTACTCCTGTCTTAAAGGGACAGGATCCACCAGGTTTCCAGGATGCTGTGACCCTGGTCAGGGGTTTAGGTCATCGGTCAGAGTTTAAGGGATCAGGTTATGTTTGGGGACATGATGTGTTCTCCGGTGGGGTCTCGGTCTCCGGTCGACAGCGCTGGGAACAGTGAGGAAGAGATTGACCAACACCGGAGGCCACGTAGAGGCACCAGAAAACAGTGGGCAAGCCGAAGGAGACCGAGGGAGCAGGATGAAGATGAAGAAGATGAAGGGAACCAGAATATCCAAAGCCCGgggaagaagaggggaaagaggagaggatgtgACAGAAGTGACTGGAGTGACGTCAGCAGTGTGAGCGGCCTCCCCAGGTCTCTGGAGGACACGCACAATCAGCGTGTCATGGCTAACGTACGGGAGCGACAGAGGACCCAGTCACTCAACCAGGCCTTCGCCTCGCTACGACAGATCATCCCCACGCTGCCCTCAGACAAACTCAGCAAGATCCAGACGCTCAAACTGGCCACGCGATACATAGGTAGGCTACTTTCTGTTGTTATACTCAATTAAGCAACCAATTAACCAATTATGCATTTGAGGTGCCAATCCGTTAAGCACTTTGGGCTGTAAATGTCAATCAAAAAAAAGACGATGAAAGTGATGAGAATGATGAAGGTTATTCTTATTCTAGACTTCCTCCATCACGTGCTGCAGGGCGAGGCGATGGGCCTGGATTTGGACGAGGAACATGTGTCAGGAGCAGCCAGCTGTGGTTACGTGGCCCATGAGCGTCTGAGCCATGTCTTCTCAgtgtggaggatggaggaggaagcaTGCTCGGGGTCTGCCACATCGTACTAGTGCCCCCTCCACTGCAGGGGCACAACCAAACAGGGTAGGTTGTGGTTTTATTCCTCACAACTTTCTTACCCTCGTAACGTGATTGATGTACAACGCACAAATAAAGGCAAGTTCGATTACTGAATGACACTAGTCAATATCTGTTTTTGAACAATATATTTATTAACATGATTTAAATTTGATCAAAATATCAGACATGGTAACTAATCCAATATGTTATTTATCTACAGATTATCCAAGAGAATCCATACTGGTTGGGGTGGTTCAACATGCTACAACTGGACTGTGGTACACCGAAGAACGCCGGACTAAACGGCCTAGCATGATGGAACATCTCGTAACGACGAATGTTAGAGACATAAACAAAGATTTTACAACACTTTCTGTACTGTGTATCTCTATGGTGGGAGATATGCAGGCTTGTTTCTGTGTGCTTGATTCCAACAATCCATAGGCCTTATAGGGGATCAAAAACCCATCCGTGGACAACTGTAGCTCATTTTGGTCTGTTCTAGACTTCACGCACAGACATAGACTGTCAGAATGCTCCATATGACctctaccacaggaggttggtggcaccttaattgggggataagggctcatggtaatgactggagcggaattagtggaatggtatcaaatacatcaaacacttggtttccatgtgtttgataccattccatttgctccgttccggccattactacgagccgtcctcccctcaacacTCT
Above is a genomic segment from Oncorhynchus masou masou isolate Uvic2021 chromosome 12, UVic_Omas_1.1, whole genome shotgun sequence containing:
- the LOC135549034 gene encoding twist-related protein-like, producing the protein MFGDMMCSPVGSRSPVDSAGNSEEEIDQHRRPRRGTRKQWASRRRPREQDEDEEDEGNQNIQSPGKKRGKRRGCDRSDWSDVSSVSGLPRSLEDTHNQRVMANVRERQRTQSLNQAFASLRQIIPTLPSDKLSKIQTLKLATRYIDFLHHVLQGEAMGLDLDEEHVSGAASCGYVAHERLSHVFSVWRMEEEACSGSATSY